The Fusobacterium pseudoperiodonticum DNA window CAATAAAATTTTTAAACAGTTCTATTTTACTTCCTATATCAGGAACAGATACAGTATTTAATTGGCTTTTTACTAATTCTCTTTCAACAGGATTATCATCTATAAATACAAAAGAATCTTCACCTATATTAATCTCTCTAGCACTTTCTAATATATTATTTGATTTTAGATTCCAATTTGCTTTTATTGTAAAAAAGTCTTCTTCGTGTAAAATCATACTAGGATGTTTTAAGCCCTCTAAAGCATTTTCTAAATCATTTTTTGAATTAATAGTTAATATTATTCCAATATTTTTTATTTCTTTTATATATTTTTGAAAGTCTTGATATGCTTCACCTATGGCTGTCTCACTTCCTATTTTTATTCCATTTACACCGTCATCACCAATAACTCCACCCCAAAGAGTATTATCTAAATCAAGAGCTATTGCTTTTTTATTTTTACCATATATAGATTTAATTATACTTGCTACACTGTGTGCTACATATGTTATTCCTTCAAATGACATAGCATATTTATAATTAAACCACAATTCGTTATCATACCATTTTTCTAATCCAATAAGTGAAGATAAATAGTTGATATCGTTAATATACAAATTATTATATTTTTTTGTAGCTTCTGAGATAAAAAGATTTAATTTATTTATAAAATTAACATTTCCATTTTCTAAATAAAAAGATGAATTTCCTATTATTCTAGTTTGTGGAAGTTCAAAGTTATTTTGAATAACTACACAGGATAATTTTAAAAAAAGGTTTTCCCAAATTGTTTCTAATTTTTTAATTTCAAAATCAAAAATATCTCCATTTTGTTTTTGTTCCGTTGCAATAGAAGGAAAATTTTTTATATTTTTTATCGTACTGTATACATACACAATATCTGGTTTAAATTCTAATAATTCTTGACTAAAAAGTGCATCTTCATAATATTTATTATATTCAGATTCATAAAATTTAGGTTTTATTCCTTCTTTTAATAAAAAAAGTTCTAAGTTTAATTTAAGTTCATTTGTAGTACTTCCACCTAAAATAGCTATTTTCTTTTCAATAAAAAAATCTCTACTGGCTTCTAATTCTCTTTTTAATGATTTCTTTTTACGATTCAAATATTCCCAGTTAAATGGGTATTCTAAACTTTTGAA harbors:
- a CDS encoding HAD-IIIC family phosphatase, with amino-acid sequence MQFKSLEYPFNWEYLNRKKKSLKRELEASRDFFIEKKIAILGGSTTNELKLNLELFLLKEGIKPKFYESEYNKYYEDALFSQELLEFKPDIVYVYSTIKNIKNFPSIATEQKQNGDIFDFEIKKLETIWENLFLKLSCVVIQNNFELPQTRIIGNSSFYLENGNVNFINKLNLFISEATKKYNNLYINDINYLSSLIGLEKWYDNELWFNYKYAMSFEGITYVAHSVASIIKSIYGKNKKAIALDLDNTLWGGVIGDDGVNGIKIGSETAIGEAYQDFQKYIKEIKNIGIILTINSKNDLENALEGLKHPSMILHEEDFFTIKANWNLKSNNILESAREINIGEDSFVFIDDNPVERELVKSQLNTVSVPDIGSKIELFKNFIDRNNYFEIISLSKEDLERAKYYQDNQNREKEQQNYSNYNDYLKSLDMVAEIAEAKEIYLERIYQLINKTNQFNLTTKRYTKSEVDKVYKDPNQILLYGKLKDKFGDNGLISIIIAEQKGKILEIPLWLMSCRVLKRDMEIAMLNELVNLAKERGIEKLLGTYIPSKKNSMVKDHYKNLGFKFEKEENGVFTWILEIKDYQSKECMIEKGEY